The DNA window CGGTCGCCCGCCGACTGACCACCGGCAAGGTGATCGGGCTCGACGCGTGGCGAGCCAAGGACCAGTCAGGGAACACCGAGGCCGCTGCGCAGCACAACGCGGAGGTCGAAGACCTGGCCGACCGGGTTGACCTGGTCACCGGCGACATGCGTGCCCTGCCCTTCGAAGACGCCAGCTTCGACCTGGTCGTCTCCAGCTTGGCTCTGCACAACATCCCCGGTGTTGACGATCGCGACG is part of the Actinomycetes bacterium genome and encodes:
- a CDS encoding class I SAM-dependent methyltransferase, translating into MGAVIEGFRAGTYLYATTRGKFVVWAREVDALDLTGTEQVLDLGCGRGAVLLTVARRLTTGKVIGLDAWRAKDQSGNTEAAAQHNAEVEDLADRVDLVTGDMRALPFEDASFDLVVSSLALHNIPGVDDRD